The DNA window AGACCTTCTTCGATCACCGGATGATAAAACGGCATATCCAGCATCTGATTGATGGTCATTTGCTGCTGATGCGCCCAGGCCAGCAGATGGGCGATATGCTCAACCTCCGGCCCCATCATCTCTGCACCGAGGAAACGTCCGGTGCCCTGTTCGCCGTAGACGTGCAGGATACCTTTGTTACGTAGCATCACGCGTGAACGCCCCTGGTTCTCGAATGACACCTCACCGATTTCAAAACAGCCACAGGCGCTGAATTTCTCGCTCAGTTCACGGAAGGTGGAACCGACCATGGCAATCTGCGGATCGGAGAATACCACCGAGATCGCGCTGCGGCGCAGGCCCGGCGTGACTTCCGGGAAGCTGCCGGCATTGCTCCCGGCAATACGTGCCTGATCGCTGGCTTCGTGCAGCAGCGGCAGTTGGTTGCTGGCGTCACCGGCAATAAAGATATGTGGCACGCTGGTTTGCATCGTCAGGCGATCGGCCTGGGGTACGCCCCGAACGTCGAGTAGCAGGCCGGTATTCTCCAGGCCCAGATTATCGACGTTCGGTCGGCGACCGGTGGCGGCCAACACATAATCCACCATGATCTCCTGCGTCTTGCCGTGTAAATCCTGATAACGGATAAACACTTTGTCGCCTTCGCGCTGCATCATCTCCACTTTCACATCGGCATCAAGATAGAACTCTTCGCCCAGGGTTTTAGCGGCGTAGTTGCGTACCGTGCTGTCAGTCAACGGGCCGACGGCGCCGCCAACGCCAAACACTTTGGTCTCAACCCCGAGACGATGCAGCGCCTGACCCAGTTCCAGGCCAATCACACCTGGCCCGAATACCGCCACCGACTGCGGTAAATCATCCCAGTTGAAGACGTCGTCATTGACGATCAGTCGGTCACCCAGTGCATTCCAGGGCGCGGGCCAGCTTGGGCGGGAACCGGTGGCGATAACAATGCGCTGTGCCACGATGCGCGTATGTTCATCCACCTGCAGCGTATTGTCGTCGATAAAACGGGCGTAACCGCTAATTTTGTCGGCCGCCGGGATCTCGTCGACACCTTCCAATACAAAGCCGACGAAACGGTCGCGTTCGCGTTTGACGCGGTCCATCACTTCACGACCGTTAATGGTGGTTTTACCGGCGGGATACACGCCAAAGCCTGGCGCACGCGCGATTTGATGCACCGCCTCGGCGGCAGCAATCAGCAATTTTGATGGCATGCAGCCAACGCGGGCACAGGTGGTGCCGTAGGCCCCGCCCTCAATCATGACTACGCTGGGAGTCGAAAGCTTGGCGGCGCGATAGGCGCCCAGACCGGCGGTGCCGCCACCGATAACGGCGACGTCAACATTCAACTGTTTCATATCCGCTCCTGAAAGCTAAAAAAAGGGCGGGCCGGAGCCCGCCAAAAGTTCACGTTGGCTTTGTTATTACTTATAAATCAGGCTGACAGGAAGCTTTCCAGGTCATCGCTACCGCCAATATGACGGCCGCCGATGAACACCTGCGGTACCGTGGCACGGCCGCTGACGGCGCGCAGGCTGACGGTAGTCGCGTCCTGACCCAGTACGATCTCTTCATACTGAATGCCACGTTCCTGCAGCATTTGTTTGGCTTTGGCGCAGAACGGGCAGCCCGGCTTGGTAAACAGCGAAACCGACTCCTGCACTTTGAATTCTGGCGCCAGGTATTTCAGCATGGTGTCGGCGTCAGACACCTCAAACGGGTCGCCCGGCTTGTTGGGCTCGACAAACATTTTTTCCACTACGCCGTTACGCACCAGCATCGAGTAACGCCATGAGCGTGGACCGAAGCCCAAATCGGCTTTCTCGACCAGCATGTTCATGCCTTTGGTGAATTCACCGTTGCCGTCCGGCACGAAGGTGATGTTTTCAGCATGTTGATCGGCTTTCCAGGCGTTCATCACGAAGGTGTCGTTCACCGAGACGCACAGAATGCTGTCAACGCCGTGCTGCTTGAATACGCTGGACAGCTCGTTGTAGCGCGGCAGATGGCTGGAAGAGCAGGTCGGAGTGAACGCGCCCGGCAGTGAAAATACGATGACGGTTTTATCTTTAAACAGGTCGTTGGTAGTCACATCGATCCATTGGTCACCCTGGCGGGTGTGGAAGGTGACTTGAGGAACTTTTTTGCCTTCTTGACTGGTAAACATCAATTAACCCCTTAATTAGAAAAAATAATTTTTAGCTTTCAGCGTTATGCCGCTTTGTTGGGACACATTATTGCCGCCGGGGGTTGATAGATCTAATCGCTCATTGCTATCTTATCTATCGCCATGAGCTATCGTGGTCTGGAGGGAAACAATGAATATTCGTGATTTAGAGTACCTGGTCGCCTTGGCCGAGCACCGGCATTTCCGCCGTGCCGCCGATTCATGCCATGTTAGCCAACCCACGCTCAGTGGGCAGATCCGCAAGCTGGAAGACGAACTGGGTGTGATGTTGCTCGAGCGCACCAGCCGCAAGGTGTTATTTACCCAGGCGGGCCTGTTGCTGGTGGAGCAGGCGCGTACCGTGCTGCGCGAAGTCAAAGTTCTGAAAGAGATGGCCAGCCAGCAGGGCGAAGCCATGTCCGGGCCGTTGCATATCGGCCTGATCCCGACCGTCGGGCCTTATTTGCTGCCGCAGATCATCCCTACGCTGCACAAAACCTTCCCCAAGCTGGAAATGTACCTGCATGAGGCGCAAACCCAACAGCTGCTGGCGCAACTCGACAGCGGTAAATTGGACTGTGCGATCCTGGCGTTGGTGAAGGAAACCGAAGCCTTTATCGAAGTGCCGTTGTTTGATGAGCCAATGAAGCTGGCGGTGTATTCCGATCACCCATGGTCGCAGCGTGACCGTGTGGCGATGCCGGATTTGGCAGGGGAAAAACTGCTGATGCTGGAAGATGGGCACTGCTTGCGCGATCAGGCAATGGGCTTTTGCTTCCAGGCCGGTGCCGACGAGGATACCCATTTCCGGGCGACCAGCCTGGAAACGCTGCGCAATATGGTTGCGGCGGGCAGTGGTATTACGTTGTTGCCTTCATTGGCGGTACCGCCACAGCGCGAGCGTGACGGCGTGTGCTATCTCGACTGTTATAAACCTGAACCCAAGCGCACCATTGCGCTGGTGTACCGCCCCGGCTCCCCATTGCGCAGTCGTTATGAGCAATTGGCCGAGGCGATCCGCGAGCACATGCAAAACTACCTGGGTACCACGCTAAAACAGGCGGTTTAAGCCGTTCAGCGCTGCCACCCGGTAGGCTTCGGCCATGGTCGGATAGTTGAAGGTAGTATTAACGAAATACTCGATAGTATTGCCTTCACCTTTCTGTTCCATGATCGCCTGACCGATGTGAATGATCTCCGCCGCACGCTCACCGAAGCAGTGGATCCCGAGGATCTGCAGGGTGTCGCGATGGAACAGGATCTTCAGGCTGCCGACGTTCATCCCGGCAATCTGCGCACGCGCCAGATGCTTGAACTGGGCGCGGCCCACTTCATACGGCACCTTCATCGCCGTCAGTTCCTGCTCGGTTTTACCGACGGAGCTGATTTCCGGAATGGTGTAGATACCGGTCGGGATGTCTTCAATCAGATGCCCGCTGGCTTCGCCTGAAGCAATCGCCTGCGCAGCAATACGGCCCTGATCGTAAGCGGCAGATGCCAGGCTTGGGTAACCAATTACGTCACCCACGGCATAAATGTGCGACAGCGCAGTCTGGTACATGCTGTTCACTTTCAGCAGGCCACGGCTGTCTGACTCCAGACCGACGTTCTCCAGCCCCAGTGAGTCGGTGTTACCGGTACGGCCGTTGGCATACAGCAGGCAGTCCGCTTTCACTTTTTTGCCGGATTTCAGGTGAACAATCACGCCGTCGTCGGTGCCTTCGATTTTCTCGAATTCTTCGTTGTGACGGATCACCACGCCGTTGTTCCAGAAGTGGTAAGACAGTGAGTCTGACATTTCCTGGTCGAGGAACGCCAGCAGGCGATCGCGGGTGTTGATCAGATCGACCTTCACGTTCAACCCGCGGAAGATAGAGGCATATTCGCAGCCGATAACCCCGGCGCCGTAAATGATCACGTGGCGCGGTTCGTGGTTCAGTTCGAGGATTGAATCGCTGTTGTAAATGCGCGGATGGTTAAAATCGACGCTCGACGGATTGTAAGGGCGCGAACCGCAGGCGATGACGATATGGTCGGCGCGGATAGTGTCCTGAGTGCCATCCATATAGCTGACGCTGACGGTGTTGGCGTCGATAAAGCGTGCGTCGCCGGCAAACAGCTTGCATTGGTTACGCTCATAGAATCCCTGGCGCATCCGGGTTTGCTGGTTAATCACGTTATCGGCATGGCGCAAAATATCAGGGAATGTCGCGCTGAGCGTGCGTGAGTTGTTATAAAGCGGGTTCTGGTTGAATTCGATAATGCGGCTAACGGCGTGGCGGAGGGCTTTGGACGGGATGGTACCCCAGTGGGTACATCCGCCGCCTACGTTATTGTACCGTTCGATAACGGCCACGCGG is part of the Serratia quinivorans genome and encodes:
- a CDS encoding Hybrid peroxiredoxin hyPrx5, with product MFTSQEGKKVPQVTFHTRQGDQWIDVTTNDLFKDKTVIVFSLPGAFTPTCSSSHLPRYNELSSVFKQHGVDSILCVSVNDTFVMNAWKADQHAENITFVPDGNGEFTKGMNMLVEKADLGFGPRSWRYSMLVRNGVVEKMFVEPNKPGDPFEVSDADTMLKYLAPEFKVQESVSLFTKPGCPFCAKAKQMLQERGIQYEEIVLGQDATTVSLRAVSGRATVPQVFIGGRHIGGSDDLESFLSA
- the pdhD gene encoding Dihydrolipoyl dehydrogenase yields the protein MKQLNVDVAVIGGGTAGLGAYRAAKLSTPSVVMIEGGAYGTTCARVGCMPSKLLIAAAEAVHQIARAPGFGVYPAGKTTINGREVMDRVKRERDRFVGFVLEGVDEIPAADKISGYARFIDDNTLQVDEHTRIVAQRIVIATGSRPSWPAPWNALGDRLIVNDDVFNWDDLPQSVAVFGPGVIGLELGQALHRLGVETKVFGVGGAVGPLTDSTVRNYAAKTLGEEFYLDADVKVEMMQREGDKVFIRYQDLHGKTQEIMVDYVLAATGRRPNVDNLGLENTGLLLDVRGVPQADRLTMQTSVPHIFIAGDASNQLPLLHEASDQARIAGSNAGSFPEVTPGLRRSAISVVFSDPQIAMVGSTFRELSEKFSACGCFEIGEVSFENQGRSRVMLRNKGILHVYGEQGTGRFLGAEMMGPEVEHIAHLLAWAHQQQMTINQMLDMPFYHPVIEEGLRTALRDLQAKLKLGEAEAERCQRCPGE
- the sthA gene encoding Soluble pyridine nucleotide transhydrogenase; protein product: MQQHYQFDAIVIGSGPGGEGAAMGLVKQGARVAVIERYNNVGGGCTHWGTIPSKALRHAVSRIIEFNQNPLYNNSRTLSATFPDILRHADNVINQQTRMRQGFYERNQCKLFAGDARFIDANTVSVSYMDGTQDTIRADHIVIACGSRPYNPSSVDFNHPRIYNSDSILELNHEPRHVIIYGAGVIGCEYASIFRGLNVKVDLINTRDRLLAFLDQEMSDSLSYHFWNNGVVIRHNEEFEKIEGTDDGVIVHLKSGKKVKADCLLYANGRTGNTDSLGLENVGLESDSRGLLKVNSMYQTALSHIYAVGDVIGYPSLASAAYDQGRIAAQAIASGEASGHLIEDIPTGIYTIPEISSVGKTEQELTAMKVPYEVGRAQFKHLARAQIAGMNVGSLKILFHRDTLQILGIHCFGERAAEIIHIGQAIMEQKGEGNTIEYFVNTTFNYPTMAEAYRVAALNGLNRLF
- the oxyR_2 gene encoding Morphology and auto-aggregation control protein; the protein is MNIRDLEYLVALAEHRHFRRAADSCHVSQPTLSGQIRKLEDELGVMLLERTSRKVLFTQAGLLLVEQARTVLREVKVLKEMASQQGEAMSGPLHIGLIPTVGPYLLPQIIPTLHKTFPKLEMYLHEAQTQQLLAQLDSGKLDCAILALVKETEAFIEVPLFDEPMKLAVYSDHPWSQRDRVAMPDLAGEKLLMLEDGHCLRDQAMGFCFQAGADEDTHFRATSLETLRNMVAAGSGITLLPSLAVPPQRERDGVCYLDCYKPEPKRTIALVYRPGSPLRSRYEQLAEAIREHMQNYLGTTLKQAV